A stretch of DNA from Ovis aries strain OAR_USU_Benz2616 breed Rambouillet chromosome 14, ARS-UI_Ramb_v3.0, whole genome shotgun sequence:
GTCTCTTAGCTGTGGGAGGAGATCACATTTTGTGTCCTGATTCCTGATTGGGCAACGATGTGGGGGAGAGGACACTGGCTCTTCATTCACTGACGCATCCGTCTCTTCCATAGCCGAACCCCTACCTGCAGTCTGTTTCCCTGACTGTGTGTTACATGGTGAAGATCAAGGCAAACCTTCTGTCTCCTTTTGGGTGAGTAGAGGCCAGTTCATGTCTGATGGAGGGTGAAGCACAAGGGGAGAGTGTTAGCATGTCTTGGGGACAATTATTAGAAAGAGCTTGATCTTCTTGAATCATCGGAATAAGCTGAGGTGTCTCATGCAAAAGTGTGAGATTACACTCcaggcaggatttccttcctctgtgtgtatgtgtgtgtgtgtgtgggggggggtatggagggaggcaggggaggaaaagagagagagagagcaaagtgTGAAAGgtataaatattttgagaaagaggGCAAGgcgaaggggaaggaaggaggtggggagagagaaaaaagggcTTTGGTTGTTCCTGAGGAAGTTGTTGTCTGCAGTAAATGCCTGCCTGCAGGAGCTGTCCTCTTGTCTTTGCAGGAAGAACCCAGAGCTTCAGGTGGATTTCGGCACGGGTACTGGGCAAGGCGGCGACATTCCATTCCGTTTCTGGTACTGCGATGGCATCGTGGTGATGAACACTTTAAAGGACGGGAGTTGGGGGAAGGAACAGAAACTGCATACTGAGGCTTTCGTGCCAGGCCAGCCATTTGAGCTGCAGTTCTTGGTGCTGGAGAATGAATACCAGGTGTGTGAGCCCTCCAGGTGTGGGGTGCTGTGGCTGTGTCGGGCCTGCTGTGGAGAAACAAGCAGAGAGTCCAACTCTGATGTGATCGCAAGAGaccaattttgttttgttttgtacttttaacacatgtgctttttaaaattgaaatgtcaTTGATTTCCCTTACTGTGTGAAtctcaggtgcacagcagagtgattGACCACCTTGTCCCCGTATAGCATAGGCCTCTATACTCAGGATCTTGTGTGCTGTACAATTAGAGATTCTGTGGTGAACTCCACACAGCTCTTCCTGTATCGGACAGTCAGCAGTGTGGAGGGAGACGTGCAGGCCCCCTGCCCTCAGGGCAAAGCAGGGCTGGCAGCTCTGGGTGCAAGGAAGTGGACATGGAGGATGATTCCTACAGCAGTGTCTTGGCAGGATGTCCAGGAgaatttctgctttgcttttacaGAGTAAAGAaattttagagaaggcaatgaaaataggaaagggaaaggggaggccTAATTGTTCTGAGCTCACAAGAAATATATCTCCTTCCTTAGGTGTTTGTGAATAACAAGCCCATCTGCCAGTTTGCCCACCGCCTGCCCCTGCAGTCTGTGAAAATGCTGGATGTGAGGGGAGATATCGTGCTGACTTCAGTGGATACGTTATAAGGGGCAGAAGATCTTCCAGTGAATATATCCATCCCGTTACACTCTACTATAATGTGCAGGATCATGGCCACTCCCAGAAGATGCCAGGATGTCCCCCTGCCCTCACACTTATGCCAGTGATAATAAAAGATTCCTGATATGAACTAGGACTTGGCTCTTGCTTGTAGGGAAGACATTAAGGGCAGATTTGACACAAAGAGAAAAGTCGTCCCATGTGTGGAATGCGGAGTGTGGTTTGGGAAGGGCCCAGTTGGCCAAAATGTCAAGGGCTCTCCCTGAAGCAGAGACAGGGTGAGTGTCTCAGGATGTCGTGAAGAAGGTGGTcaggtttggggttgtttaaGGAAGGGATACGACTTTATATGTGAGCCTCTTTTGACTTGTTTTTTCATCCCTTAAATATTTATTGGTCCCTGTATTTGTGAGGGTTCCCCTGAgagactggtgtgtgtgtgtgtgtgtacacatgtacacacagaggAATTTGGTTATGTAGACTGACGAGTCCCAAGATCTTCAATGATGTAGTTCTAGTCTGAGTCTGGAAGCCCGAGACCCAGGGAGAGCCAGCGTTTCAGTTCCgttctgaaggcaggaagaatcctcccttctctgggccGGTGAGATTTTTGTGCTGTTTAGGTCTTGAGATGATGGGGGAGCCCATCCACACGAGGGAGGGCAGTCTGTTTTACTCAGTCTGTGGATTCAGATGTGAATCTCATCCCAGGAACACTGtcacagacacactgaaaatCACGTATAACCCAACACCTGACCACACAACAGCCCAGTCAAGATGACACAGAAGATTAACCATTACAGCTCCTTTCTGTAACTTACCTTTATACGTGCCAGACAGTCCGTGTGAACCCTACGTGATGCTGAGAGGGCTAGAGAATGGTGCTGTTGGCAAAAGGAACTTGATACTGAAAAGCCAAGGATAAAGTCAGCCTGGTGGGTGTCTGGAACTCAGGAGCTGAACGTCAGGTGTTCGGGCAGATACAACATAAACCACGGTGCGTGGCTTTCCTGGTTTCTGTCCCCCTGGCTTAGGAACATCTGGCAGCTTTCAGGAGTTATGAAGTGTGATGTAGGAGGCTGCACCCAGATCCTTCCGGACCCCTCCAGCCTGGAGGTCTGCTAGAGACATAGGACCTAATGAATCCCTGAGTCTCTGAGTGCCTACCGTTTCCTAGACACTCCGTATATAAAAGGAGGCTGCGTGCCTTTGTCCTCTTCAGGCCCTCTGAGCCTTCTTCCCTATTTCTATACCTTGACAATGAACAGCCtgtagaggaaaggaagaaaccaaTTCTTGTAGAGTGGcgtaaaaaaagaatacagtgcTTAAGACAAAATCTAACCAAGGAGGTGCCAGACTTCCACACCGAAAATGACAAAACACCACTGATAGAGATTACAGACGAGCAGCCTCAATAATGAAGAGACATTCCATGTTTATGGGTGGAAGACAATGTTGTTAATATCGTTAATTCTAAATATGTCATCCAGTGTGGTTTGAGAGATTCAGTGCATCCTCTGTGAGAATGCCAGTGGCTTCTGTGTACAGAATGGAAAACAGATTCTAAAATTGACATGGAACAGAAAGGGACACCAAACAGCCAACAGAGTCTGGACAAAGAATAGGTTTGGAGGATTCCCACATCTCGGTTTCAAAACTTAATACAAAGCTTTGCTACGAGCTCTAGGGAAGAAAGTACAGCCTACAGGAGCAGATGGATAATAGAAGCAGAGTGATGGAAATTCTAAGAGAGTCAGAAAGAACCCCTACAGAGTAAAAAATTTACATAAGTGAAGAATGCATTTGATGAGCCCATTATCTAGATTAGCTGTAGCTGGGAAAGAATCTCGGAGGTTGAGGATATGTTAAtagaaacttccaaaactgaaaaaaagaaaaaagactggaaagatATTGAATATCAAACAACTCTGAGACAGGTACAGAAAGCGTAGCATGTGCTTAATGGGAGACCTAGATGCAGAAAAGAGATAGGAACAGGAGAGATATTTGAAGTAATAATATCTGAGAATTTCCCACATTTATGCCAAACACCAGAACCACAGACAAAAAGAAGCCAGAGGGAAAAGCACATGCCCACATAGGagcaaaaataagaattatatcAAACGTCTCCTTAGAAACCATGCAAACACAAGGAGAGTGGAGTGAAAGTTGAGAGAAATTTGGTGCAACCATCATGGGGACCAGTATGGCGATGTCTCTAAAAATTGAGATTGTgattgtcatatgatccagcagttttaCTTCTGGATACTCctcaaaggaaatgaagacccCACCCCAACTCAAAAAAATATACTGTGGTGGCCCCTTGGAAACAGGGGTTATGTTCCAAGACCCACAGGGGATGCCTGAAACCCTGGATAGAACCAAATCCTACATATGTGCACATAATTAACCCTTGAGCAAGGGAAAGCTGCTGGGGGACTTGGTTGCAGAGAATCAAGTCACCTGAAGCTGGAAGGAATAAATTCCCCCTCAGTCCAGAGTTTACAATAGATATCAGTCAATAACTTTATAGATTCTCCCAATTACTTCCTTGTCCCTCCCCCTTTGGACAAGCACTGACTGGATTCTCAACAGTGCTGTCCACCTTCTTGAAATGACATGCATTCCCCTTGATAATTTTGATGCGTATGCATCCTACACATAGGGcttccctttccctttatttctttctctctttaaataCATGCTTTTCACTGGAGTAAATTTTTAATCAATGTCTcttttttcaagatttatttatttatttatagctgcactgggtctttgctgctgcgtgtgggctttttCCTATTGTGGGGAGCAGGAACTGCTCTCTAGATTGGTGCGAGAGCTTCTTGTTGCATTGGTTTCTCTTGTTGAGGCTCCCGAGCCCTGGGGGACAGGCTCAATAGATtggggcacaggcttagctgtcctgtggcatgtgggatcttcccagaccagggttcaaacctgtgtcccctgcattggcaggcagattctttcccagggAAGTCCGGCAgtgagttgttttctttttcatattcttacaTCCTCAGTTCTTGAGTTTTAGATGTTAGAGAATAATGCAAGAGTGGTATTTCAGAAAGGGTCCTCCCTTTCTGAGACTTTGTCCCCGGCATGTGCCAGTGATTAAGCTAAAGGTTTCACATATACTAGCTCATCTGTTCCTGAGAACATCCTAGGAAGGAGGCCTTTCTGATAATCCTCCTTGTGCCAAGGAAACTGAGACCGGGGGAGTTTAATGAATCTTAAGGTCTCACTGTTAGGAAGGAACCAAATCAGTACTGAATGCAGGCAGCTGACTTCTGAATCTGTTAATCTGATGTGAGGGGCCAACTCAGTgcaaaagaccctcatgctgggaaagactgaaggcaaaagaagagggcagcagagggtgagacagttagatagcatcagtgactcaatggacatgaatctgagcaatctCCAGAAAATAGTGAAGAACGGgggagcctagcgtgctgcagtcatggggtcacaaagagtcagacacaacttagcgactgaacaacagcaagagtcTGCCCTTTGGTGTCTAACCTGCTGCCCCCCTGGGAACTGCTGTAGGGCAGGAGCCCACACTTGGCCTTGCCCCTCATCCACTCTCATCTCCCTGGCAAGTGCCTTACACACAGGGTGTGTCCTTGGCTGTTGGCTCTTCAGTGACAATCCAAGGGAAACCTGCAGTCTCTTTCAGGTGGGTACGTTATATATAGCCCATGGGTGTGGATGTGGAGGAGgagtgagaatactagagtgtgtgtGGGGACGGTCACGTCATGTGTGAGTGACGTTCAAGGGTGTAACCAGCTTCAGGGACACACACAGTGCAGGCGCAGGACTGCTGGCAGGTCTCGGGTCCGGGAGAAGGGTCAGGGCTTTGGTTGTTTATCAAGGGACGTAGGACATTCAGAAGATGCAGGCCCGGGCCAGTGACTGCTGCTCAGCTTGAATCTCGGGCCAAGAACCAGGGCATCCGCCTCCCTGGGCGTGGTGAGCTGAGGAAGCAGGTGCTCGGGGAGAGGGATGACAGCACCCCCAGGAAGGCCGGCCTTCCACGAGGGAGGAGCTGGcagaggaggtgtgtgtgtgtgtccagtgtGGGTTCCCACACAAAGCTGCGATTGGTTGGTTGTTCTAAGGATGTTTATTGCATATCAAGCCCCTGCCTGGCTTTGTGCAAAATGCATGGgagaaattaaagagagaaaatgaccAAGTCAGCActtgaaatttttaatgaaagacaGAGTTAGACAACCATAGAAAACTGACCTTAAAGAATCTTTTTCTTGTATCCAAACAattacaagctttttttttttttttccaatttttgtgGTCAGAAACCTAGGTCTTTCTGTTTGGAATTGAGTTGTCAGCGTTTTAGACTGAGGAAGACAGAATTTATTGTTAGAACAAGCACAGTTGTACACATGGATGCAGTGACTAGACTCTGGTTTTGATGTTCCAGTTACTCATTGCAGAATAAGAAATCTCCTGAGAATACATTGGTTTAAAGCAATGATTTATTATCtctcccagtttttttttaattaaattaaattttattttatttttttctctctcccagttTTGCAGGTTTATTGTGCTCATATGGGTATCATGTGGCTTTAGTCAGATTATGGTGGAAATCCAGTTTAATTTAAATCTACTTTTAATTGGGTTATTGATATGGTTAAATATTGAGTCTGACATATTGCTACTTGCTTTCTATTTGTCTCAGCTATTGTTCccactttccctttttctccactttccctttgtctctgcaatcttttattgtttttttttggtataaagattattttattattttatttttaatataaatttatttattttaattggaggttaatcactttacaatattgtattggttttgccatacatcaacatgccaTCTTTTAAATTATCGTTTGATTATCATTTTATCTTCCTTGTTGGCTGTTTTgctaaaaatctttattttgtcattttagtgGTTCTTCAGGATGTTTAGTGTACATGTTTAACGTACACAATCTGTCTCAAATGATATACCACCTTATAAGCAGTATAATAGCATATTGTCATTTCTCTCCGCTAACATATGCCGATTcccatgtgttttatttttgtgttttctttttaattggaggacaattgcttcacagtgttgtgttggtttctgctgtgcaacaacgtgaatcagccccaagtatacacagaagcccctccctccctcctgagcctgtCCCCCTGCGCACCCCGtgcctctaggtcatcacggagctccgagctgagttccctgggttatacagcaacttcccagtGCTATCTCAGcctgtcactttatttttatatgttataaGCTCTGCAATGCATTGTTATAATTTCTCTTTCACAATTATATTTTCCGATGTAACACCCATTTCCGTTGTCCTTCATTCTTTTGTGTAACTCCAGATTTCCAACTGgtgtccttttccttctgcctgaaggaTGTACTGTAACATTTCTCTAGAAGGGGTTTGTTACTGATGACCTTTTCTGAAAAAGTCAAGGTTTCCCCATTGCCTTTGAAAGATATCTTCCCTAGATTGAAAAAGTACACTTCAGATTCTGTTGGAGAATTCAGATGTAATCTGTGCATCAGATGATATCCAGGGAGTTTTCTGGAACATTGTAGTGGTAGCTGTGATTATGTTTTCAAAGTCTTCATCAGTTAGAGAGAAATTCTGGAGTATTTATATGAAAGATTTAGTATGactgagatttattttaaaatccccCCCATAAGTGGGAGGAATAATGAAACAAGAATATTCATAGTTAAAGTGGAAGAGTAGGTACATAGGCattatttctatgattttttcTTGTGAGAATTAATCAAGGAAAAACCTCACTAAAATgaagttgggcagccagaagagGGAGCTCTTACGCACGTGCCACTGGCTGTCATCACAGATCCCAGCAGGAAGAGATGTACCTCAGCTCTCTGGCAAAAGTGACCTTACTTTAGGACCcccagcaggaagaagaaagattttCTCTCGGCCTGGAAACAGCTCAGCCAATGAAAATACACTGTACTTTAAACTGTCAGTTTCCTCCAATGGACTTCTTGTTTATACCAGCTCCTCGaaactttcctttttcctcaggaagagtttcctttcctttttctttaaaatatatatgtacatatgtatttatttatttatttatttatttgtattttgtcatgccatatggcatgtggaaccttagtttcctgatcaaggatcgaacccattccgcctgcaatggaagctcagagtgttaaccactggatctctagggaagtccctctttgtttgtttgtttgtttgtttttttaattacttacTTGGTCGTGCCAGGTCAGTTAGCACAGCATTGCGGTCCAAGGGGACAAGAAGTTTTGAATAGAGAGATTAATCAGAAACTTGGTAGGGAGACTTGGTTTTAGAGGAATTtggtttcaatccctgctccTGTTTGAACTTCCCCTGAATCTTTGAGGAAACAAGACATCACTTGCTTTAGCTAATTCTTGCTGAAACAGGTCATCATCCTGCCTCAGTCTGAGGAATTGACCCtgctttgggatcttctgtgttCCAAGTACTGGATCGCAGTCTTTCATGGTTTAAGGTATTTAGTCCCTTGGTCCACAGACCCAATTATGAGTAAGTGGAAGAGGGACGACTGGAAATTTAATAAGTTTCGGGAAGCAGATCTCATTCCctgaggaaagaaggagaagaatCCTGAAGAACAGGCTGGCCTGGGCACTTCTGGAGAGACTTGTTTTAAGCCTGATAGGCAGCTGTCTAATTTTATCTAAGTAGGTCTAACTTTGTAATCTGGCCATTAAGATATAAAACACGTACGACTACTGCCCATACATGTCCTTTTTCTGCTAAAATCTAATCTAAAGCAATTGTCTAGCACTATTCATGATACAAAACCTAGTGGTTTATTCTGAGAGGCTGTAGCTTAAGCTCTACCATTTGTTACtactgtttttgtttattttatgtatttttggctgtgctgggccttcactgtggctcttgggctttctctagttgcagtgagcgagggctgctctctcgttgcagagcttggctgcagagtgcaggctcagtagtgtggcacccgggcttagttgccccaaggtatgtggaatcttccaggaccaggaatcgaacctgaatcccttacattggcaggcggattcccactaagccaccagggatgtctgtTACTACTCTTCTGAAGTAAGAGAAAGATTTTATTGTTACCTTCAGACTCTAATGCTGTAGTTGGGCAGCTGCTGGTAGATATTGTTTTGAGAATTGATGGCGGTATCCTTGATCCTGATACACTTCAGAAAAATTCAAGTTCACAGTAATAACAGGCATTTGTCTGAAACCATGTCCACAAGGGCTATCCagctttgttttgatttctaaatgtattttttccttaatggCTAAAGCAGATGTACAGTGTAGAAGCCAGAATGACTTTTGCATGCCTCAATATGGGAACATTTCTTCTGACATTTCCTGCTTTGATTACAGATATTTTGCTATGTCCAATATTTGCCCCTTGGTGCCAGGGTGGTTGGTCCATCATGTGCTGTGGTGCTAAGCCTCctttttgtttctatatttttttgcCTAGCTATCCACATTGGGAGAAAACTGATCAGACATAGTGAACAAACTCAGAGGCCtttaatgagagagaaagagttgTATTGGATGGATTATAATTACCCATATGCATATTTTAACTATTGAGTGACCCCAAAATTCAAATAATAACGGCATGGGTAGAAATGATACCTGTGGGTGAAGTCAGAGCCAATTCTGCGTCTGGAGCAAAAGGGCATGTAAACTGATCTTAGCCCGGTTAGATCTGGGAGAATACCTGAGGATGGCGGTAGCAGCAGagggtgctctgtgatgaaaGGGGCAGGGGCGATGACGGGAGGTGGGTGCCGGGCACCTCGGGCGGGGCCGGGGGACAGCAGTGTTCCTCTAGGAGAGCCTGTGGAGGCCGTGGAAGGGGTGGTCCCGGGCACACTTACCTGTCCTCATTCTACAGCACAGGCCGTGCAGGACAGATGGCTGGCCATCCTCACAGGGCATTTTGGAGGATTCCACCTCACAGTTTCAGCTCCCATCTTGACGGCTATTTATCTTCACAGCTTGGCCACAGGGCACTCCAAAATGAAAGGCGGTGTCTGAGTTCTCATCAGGCCCAGTGTGGGAATCCACCTGTACTTGTGGATTCCTGCTGATGGGCAGAGCACATAGCATGTTGAACAGGTCTCTTCCTTGTGT
This window harbors:
- the LOC114108603 gene encoding placental protein 13-like, which codes for MDSLPNPYLQSVSLTVCYMVKIKANLLSPFGKNPELQVDFGTGTGQGGDIPFRFWYCDGIVVMNTLKDGSWGKEQKLHTEAFVPGQPFELQFLVLENEYQVFVNNKPICQFAHRLPLQSVKMLDVRGDIVLTSVDTL
- the LOC121816434 gene encoding galectin-10-like, translating into MSEQRVPYTRDVSLTLRSSLTIKGKPAVSFRWVLYIQPMGVEVEEEDLFNMLCALPISRNPQVQVDSHTGPDENSDTAFHFGVPCGQAVKINSRQDGS